The following coding sequences are from one Pyxidicoccus xibeiensis window:
- a CDS encoding TetR/AcrR family transcriptional regulator codes for MGHPPEQKQATHERILEAAGALFRRQGFSATSVEHVMRAAGLTVGGFYAHFNSKQALLVESLARIMGTRRTEWFQGLEDLRGAEWLSHVVRRYVSRAHRDAEVPACPLPQVLADVMRAEEPVKQTLADGTEGMVKDIAAHLSGDARASARERALATYALCIGALTLAKATRGTPLSDEVLVAARRVAVLMAETEPPGA; via the coding sequence ATGGGACATCCCCCGGAGCAGAAGCAGGCCACGCATGAGCGCATCCTGGAGGCGGCGGGCGCGCTGTTCCGCCGGCAGGGCTTCTCCGCGACGAGCGTGGAGCACGTGATGCGGGCGGCGGGGCTGACGGTGGGAGGCTTCTACGCGCACTTCAACTCGAAGCAGGCGCTGCTCGTCGAGTCGCTCGCGCGCATCATGGGGACGCGGCGTACCGAGTGGTTCCAGGGGCTGGAGGACCTGCGGGGCGCGGAGTGGCTGAGCCACGTGGTGCGGCGCTACGTCTCCCGGGCACACCGGGACGCCGAGGTGCCCGCGTGTCCCCTGCCCCAGGTGCTCGCGGACGTGATGCGGGCGGAGGAGCCCGTGAAGCAGACGCTCGCGGACGGGACGGAGGGGATGGTGAAAGACATCGCCGCCCACCTGTCCGGGGATGCCCGCGCGAGTGCCCGGGAGCGGGCGCTGGCCACGTACGCCCTGTGCATCGGCGCGCTGACCCTGGCGAAGGCCACCCGGGGGACGCCCCTCTCGGACGAAGTGCTCGTCGCGGCCCGCCGCGTCGCGGTGCTGATGGCGGAGACGGAGCCGCCCGGCGCCTGA